A window of the Desulfurellaceae bacterium genome harbors these coding sequences:
- a CDS encoding GAF domain-containing protein, protein MKTLPSALQSAFWGAYRSDTSIPLIHQEKVWTRLRWLGVLVWWLLVAAPDAAALQPVAGIVFGLGLVYCGFCHYVVYRLHRGRPLVVPVPLLDTALVSLMCGVSGGIDSPALTYFYVISLAVGIRFGSTAGLTMAALQALFCLELFALLSGTGVGPQIAYLFLAGGISAVLLPTQPSAAAQPTHRQLSAQATEQLWSVNRALGSLDVDTVMQQLVDTLERLLACEGVGLILLDRRSGQAERIAVAGSFPVPASTALAASLAEGGLLRRGCDRGTLVLDTPDTLQTWLQPDALHDIAEHNLFITPVMQPDYPQPLACLLVADRHPAEGFPAKTVGLLTNVAQHTALAIENAQLYEGIEKEARQLRELLHTVISTREEERKHLVEEWQAQLGEKLFSVLQDFRRSKDLFLQRVPEAEEQIQRLVAELDAMAAAVRSLMDELRPATLDDFGFVAALQEYVDKLRRKSLFRVTVQADDAVLPLPSAATLSLFRITQEALDHIGRHANAAHVEIAVVQEHKGVSLLIKDDGHGAHLEQYPHGQYSLLYMRERAEACGGTLQVLSARNRGTEVRVSVPNA, encoded by the coding sequence ATGAAGACCTTGCCTTCAGCCTTGCAGTCCGCCTTCTGGGGTGCGTACCGCTCCGACACATCCATCCCCCTTATCCATCAAGAAAAGGTCTGGACCCGCCTGCGCTGGCTCGGGGTTCTGGTCTGGTGGCTGCTCGTAGCGGCCCCGGACGCTGCCGCACTGCAACCTGTGGCAGGTATCGTCTTTGGCCTGGGCTTGGTCTACTGCGGCTTCTGCCACTATGTGGTCTACCGCCTGCACCGAGGTCGGCCGCTGGTCGTGCCGGTTCCGCTCCTCGATACCGCCCTGGTGAGCCTGATGTGCGGGGTGAGCGGTGGAATCGACAGCCCGGCGTTGACCTATTTCTATGTCATCAGCCTGGCGGTCGGCATCCGCTTTGGCTCAACCGCCGGGCTGACCATGGCCGCCCTCCAGGCGTTGTTCTGCCTGGAATTATTCGCGCTGCTGTCCGGCACCGGCGTCGGTCCCCAGATCGCCTATCTCTTCCTGGCCGGCGGGATCAGTGCCGTGCTGCTCCCAACTCAGCCATCCGCCGCCGCTCAGCCGACCCACCGACAGCTGTCGGCCCAGGCCACCGAACAACTGTGGAGCGTCAACCGTGCGCTCGGCAGCCTGGATGTTGACACGGTCATGCAGCAGTTGGTTGACACGCTGGAGCGTCTGCTGGCCTGTGAGGGCGTGGGGCTGATTCTGCTCGACCGTCGCAGCGGACAGGCCGAGCGCATCGCGGTCGCCGGCAGTTTTCCGGTGCCCGCCTCCACGGCGCTGGCCGCCAGCCTGGCCGAAGGTGGCTTGCTGCGCCGGGGGTGCGATCGGGGCACGCTGGTGTTGGACACGCCGGATACCCTGCAAACCTGGCTGCAGCCCGACGCACTGCACGATATCGCCGAACACAACCTGTTTATCACCCCGGTCATGCAGCCAGACTATCCGCAGCCTTTGGCCTGCCTGTTGGTGGCGGATCGGCATCCGGCCGAAGGCTTTCCGGCCAAGACGGTCGGGCTGCTGACCAACGTGGCCCAGCACACCGCCCTGGCCATTGAAAACGCCCAGCTGTACGAAGGGATCGAAAAAGAAGCCCGGCAGTTACGGGAGTTGCTCCATACGGTCATCAGCACCCGGGAAGAGGAACGCAAGCATCTGGTTGAGGAGTGGCAGGCCCAGCTCGGCGAGAAACTGTTCAGCGTCCTCCAGGACTTTCGGCGCAGCAAAGACCTGTTTCTCCAGCGGGTGCCCGAGGCCGAGGAACAGATCCAGCGTCTGGTCGCCGAGCTGGACGCCATGGCGGCCGCGGTTCGGAGCCTGATGGACGAGTTGCGGCCGGCCACGCTGGACGATTTCGGCTTTGTGGCGGCGCTTCAAGAGTATGTGGACAAACTGCGCCGGAAGTCCCTGTTTCGAGTCACCGTTCAGGCTGACGACGCGGTCTTGCCCCTGCCCTCCGCCGCTACCCTCAGCCTGTTTCGGATTACCCAGGAAGCTCTTGATCACATCGGCAGGCATGCCAACGCCGCGCACGTCGAGATCGCTGTCGTCCAGGAACACAAAGGGGTGTCGCTGCTGATCAAAGACGACGGTCACGGCGCCCATCTTGAGCAGTATCCGCACGGTCAGTACAGCCTGCTCTACATGCGCGAGCGGGCCGAAGCCTGTGGCGGGACTCTACAGGTCTTGAGCGCCCGGAACCGGGGCACCGAAGTCCGGGTGAGCGTGCCGAACGCCTGA
- a CDS encoding metallophosphoesterase family protein, which produces MRIGIVSDIHADAAALRRALEDMPSTDMLLCPGDAISEYRFCADTVELLRRAGVVCIQGNHELVLFGGRNPAYLQKCRDTFAAESLDFLAQAPLRRELECGGARILMVHASPWEPHDEYIYPGSARLKQFADLSYDLVCFGHTHVPFVERAGSVLVVNPGSPSQPRDRDRRGAYAIFDTETRQAAIHRFCLS; this is translated from the coding sequence ATGAGAATCGGTATCGTCTCGGATATTCACGCCGACGCCGCAGCCCTGCGCCGTGCCCTTGAGGATATGCCCTCGACCGATATGCTGCTGTGCCCGGGTGACGCCATCAGCGAATACCGCTTCTGTGCGGATACGGTCGAGCTGCTCAGGCGGGCCGGGGTGGTGTGTATTCAGGGCAACCACGAACTGGTCCTGTTCGGCGGCCGCAACCCGGCCTATCTGCAAAAATGCCGCGACACTTTTGCTGCGGAATCGCTCGACTTCCTGGCCCAGGCGCCGCTCAGACGCGAGCTTGAGTGCGGTGGGGCACGGATTCTGATGGTCCATGCCAGCCCTTGGGAACCTCACGACGAGTATATCTACCCCGGCAGCGCCCGGCTCAAGCAGTTCGCCGACCTGTCCTACGACCTGGTCTGTTTCGGTCATACCCATGTCCCGTTCGTGGAGCGGGCCGGCTCGGTCCTGGTCGTCAATCCCGGCTCGCCCTCCCAGCCCCGTGACCGGGACAGACGCGGGGCGTACGCGATCTTCGATACCGAAACCAGACAGGCCGCCATTCACCGTTTCTGCCTATCTTGA
- a CDS encoding aldo/keto reductase: MDAKQTSRSTPAQANNPSRRKFLRQAAVGLAGGGAALAAGCEYQTQLFLLQPVEEQADQHSPDWREAGIRQYRTLGRTGVQVSDISFGCAGLHDTGVVKHALERGVNYFDTSPDYSRAGSERALGEGIRGYPRDKLFIVSKFCTPSGHLSNSTPVKDVMAAIEASLQRIGTDYLDLAHIHACNSIERLMNPNIHEAFDRLKEQGKLRFLGVSSHTPRLEQVMRHAVDSDRFDVIMVAYNFRNWPELTTIFHDAKQKGVGVVAMKTLKGARHTALSDFSSTERETFSQAAFKWVLSNQDVSGLVVTMSSRSQIDEYLHASGQPVQQADIALLEKYDRLVANDYCPPGCGECLSSCPAEVPVDDILRYAMYYENYGQQRVGMEEYAKLPEARNASQCVDCRAPCEQACPSQLPIKAKLLHADRLLRFV; this comes from the coding sequence GTGGACGCCAAGCAAACATCCCGCTCGACTCCAGCCCAGGCCAATAACCCTAGCCGACGCAAGTTCTTACGCCAGGCCGCAGTCGGACTGGCCGGCGGCGGTGCAGCTCTGGCCGCCGGCTGTGAGTACCAGACCCAGCTCTTTTTACTCCAGCCGGTCGAAGAACAGGCCGACCAACACAGTCCGGACTGGCGGGAGGCCGGCATCCGCCAGTACCGCACCCTGGGCCGGACCGGGGTGCAGGTTTCGGACATCTCGTTTGGCTGCGCGGGCCTGCATGACACCGGGGTCGTCAAGCACGCGCTGGAGCGCGGCGTCAATTATTTTGACACCTCGCCCGACTATTCCCGGGCCGGCTCGGAACGCGCCCTGGGCGAAGGCATCAGGGGCTATCCGCGCGACAAGCTGTTCATCGTGTCGAAGTTTTGTACCCCGAGCGGCCATCTCAGCAATTCCACGCCGGTCAAGGATGTGATGGCTGCGATTGAAGCCAGTCTGCAACGGATCGGGACCGACTACCTCGACCTGGCCCACATCCACGCCTGCAACTCCATTGAGCGGCTGATGAACCCCAATATCCATGAGGCCTTTGACCGGCTCAAAGAGCAGGGCAAGCTGCGCTTCCTGGGCGTCTCGTCCCATACACCGCGGCTGGAACAGGTCATGCGTCACGCCGTTGACTCGGACCGCTTTGACGTCATCATGGTCGCCTATAATTTTCGGAACTGGCCCGAGCTGACCACCATCTTTCACGACGCCAAGCAAAAGGGTGTCGGAGTGGTGGCCATGAAAACGCTCAAGGGCGCCCGGCATACGGCACTGTCGGACTTCAGTTCAACCGAACGCGAGACCTTCTCCCAGGCGGCCTTCAAGTGGGTGCTGTCAAACCAGGATGTCAGCGGCCTGGTGGTGACCATGAGTTCACGGTCCCAGATCGACGAGTATCTGCACGCCTCGGGACAGCCGGTACAGCAGGCCGACATTGCGCTGCTCGAAAAATACGACCGTCTGGTCGCCAACGACTACTGCCCGCCGGGCTGCGGGGAGTGTCTGTCCTCCTGCCCGGCCGAGGTGCCGGTCGACGACATCCTACGCTACGCCATGTACTACGAAAACTACGGCCAGCAGCGCGTCGGCATGGAAGAGTACGCCAAACTGCCCGAGGCGCGTAACGCGTCACAGTGTGTGGACTGCCGGGCACCGTGCGAGCAGGCCTGTCCGTCCCAGCTGCCGATCAAGGCCAAGCTGCTGCACGCCGACCGTCTGCTCAGATTTGTCTAA
- the moaC gene encoding cyclic pyranopterin monophosphate synthase MoaC gives MDKLSHTDAHGRARMVDVGDKAVTAREALASGTVHMQPATLRLITTGQLPKGDVLAVARVAGIMAAKKTAELIPLCHPLPLTSITVEFTPHPSSGRLDIEARVAVQGKTGVEMEALTAVSVAALTVYDMCKAVEKGMRISDVCLQQKTGGKSGTYIRPA, from the coding sequence ATGGATAAACTCAGCCACACCGATGCCCACGGCCGCGCCCGCATGGTTGATGTTGGCGACAAGGCCGTGACCGCCCGCGAGGCGCTGGCCAGCGGCACGGTCCACATGCAGCCGGCAACCCTGCGCCTGATCACCACTGGTCAGCTGCCCAAGGGCGACGTGCTGGCCGTAGCCCGGGTTGCCGGCATCATGGCGGCCAAAAAAACCGCCGAACTGATTCCGTTGTGCCATCCCCTGCCGCTGACCTCCATCACGGTCGAGTTCACCCCCCACCCCTCCAGCGGCCGGCTCGACATTGAGGCACGGGTTGCGGTTCAGGGCAAAACCGGTGTCGAAATGGAAGCCCTGACCGCAGTATCGGTCGCGGCCCTGACCGTCTACGACATGTGTAAAGCGGTGGAAAAAGGCATGCGCATCTCGGACGTGTGTCTCCAGCAAAAAACCGGCGGCAAGAGCGGCACCTACATCCGCCCGGCATAA
- a CDS encoding NAD-binding protein — METRVGFIGLGIMGKPMARNLLKAGYPLSVYSRRRESVEALIEDGATGAASPQEIAETAEVVISIVTDTPDVRQVILEPDSVLAGLRPGTVVVDMSTISPTATREIAQAVEAKGGDLLDAPVSGGEGGAIAGTLSIMVGGKQEVFTRCLPLFEVMGTNITHMGPSGAGQLTKLCNQIAVAVTNLAMSEALVFGAKAGLNLEKMQQAISGGAAGSWQLSNLAPRVLERDFAPGFMVKLQQKDLRLVLQEAEHLHLALPATSLVHTLFHALETLGAGDEGTQALVKVLERLAGVEVRG; from the coding sequence ATGGAGACACGCGTCGGTTTTATCGGTCTTGGCATCATGGGTAAGCCTATGGCCCGGAACCTGCTCAAGGCGGGCTATCCACTGAGCGTCTACAGCAGACGCCGGGAATCGGTTGAGGCCCTGATCGAGGACGGCGCGACCGGGGCGGCTTCGCCCCAAGAGATTGCCGAGACGGCCGAGGTGGTCATCAGCATTGTCACCGACACGCCCGACGTGCGGCAAGTCATCCTGGAGCCGGACAGCGTCCTGGCCGGCCTACGGCCGGGCACGGTGGTGGTTGATATGAGCACCATCTCACCGACCGCCACCCGTGAGATTGCCCAGGCGGTCGAGGCCAAGGGCGGGGATTTGCTCGACGCACCGGTGAGTGGCGGAGAGGGCGGCGCAATTGCCGGGACACTGTCGATCATGGTCGGGGGCAAGCAAGAGGTCTTTACGCGTTGCCTGCCGCTCTTTGAGGTCATGGGCACCAATATCACCCATATGGGCCCCAGCGGGGCGGGACAGCTGACCAAGCTGTGCAATCAGATCGCGGTGGCAGTGACGAATCTGGCCATGAGCGAGGCGCTCGTGTTCGGCGCCAAGGCCGGTCTGAATCTGGAGAAAATGCAACAGGCAATCAGCGGTGGAGCCGCAGGCTCGTGGCAGTTGTCGAACCTCGCCCCGCGTGTGCTTGAGCGGGATTTTGCGCCGGGCTTTATGGTCAAGCTCCAGCAGAAGGATTTACGGCTCGTCCTCCAGGAAGCCGAGCACCTGCACCTGGCCCTGCCCGCCACCAGCCTGGTCCACACCCTCTTTCACGCCCTGGAGACGCTGGGGGCCGGCGATGAGGGAACCCAGGCTCTGGTCAAAGTCCTGGAACGCCTGGCTGGGGTGGAGGTCAGGGGATAA
- a CDS encoding IS5 family transposase (programmed frameshift), with the protein MPNSFWFSERQFARLQPLLPTKVQGVPRVDDRRVISGIIHVLQRGCRWRAAPAVYGPYKTLYNRFVRWAGKGVWDGVCARRSAAGGPPVALLLDSTPVKAHRSAAGGKGGPDHQAIGRSRGGRTTKLPAAVDAAGRPRRLNVHPGPRGDAPVATARVAALPPQRCLAATAYASAALRAWLWRRGCQPVLPTNPTPKRKHPFDPVAYQERTVIERTFGRLKDWRRGATRYDKLAQNYRATVLLAAILLYWL; encoded by the exons GTGCCCAACTCTTTCTGGTTTTCTGAGCGACAATTCGCGCGGCTTCAGCCGCTGTTGCCGACCAAAGTGCAGGGCGTGCCGCGGGTGGACGACCGGCGGGTCATCTCGGGGATCATCCACGTGTTGCAGCGTGGCTGCCGGTGGCGCGCTGCGCCGGCGGTCTACGGGCCCTACAAGACGCTGTACAACCGGTTCGTGCGCTGGGCGGGCAAAGGCGTCTGGGACGGCGTGTGCGCGCGGCGGTCTGCGGCCGGGGGGCCGCCGGTGGCGTTGTTGCTGGATTCGACGCCGGTCAAGGCGCATCGGTCGGCGGCGGGCGGAAAAGGGGGGC CGGACCATCAAGCCATCGGACGCTCGCGGGGCGGGCGCACGACCAAACTCCCTGCCGCCGTCGATGCGGCCGGCCGGCCCCGCCGGCTGAACGTCCACCCGGGCCCACGCGGGGACGCTCCTGTCGCGACGGCCCGGGTCGCCGCCCTGCCCCCCCAACGCTGCCTGGCTGCTACGGCCTACGCCAGCGCTGCCCTCCGGGCGTGGCTCTGGCGCCGGGGCTGCCAGCCGGTCCTCCCCACCAACCCGACCCCTAAGCGCAAACATCCTTTCGATCCGGTGGCGTATCAGGAGCGCACTGTCATCGAGCGCACCTTCGGCCGCCTCAAGGACTGGCGGCGCGGCGCCACTCGCTACGACAAGCTCGCGCAGAACTACCGCGCTACGGTCCTCCTTGCCGCCATTCTCCTCTACTGGTTATGA
- a CDS encoding LLM class flavin-dependent oxidoreductase — MKFHLFIYATLGRRHELEAGMAGKRPELYQRMLDEVAEYVSFADEAGYAGFSHPEHHLQIEGFEASNEPGLLSMWIGQHSKRLQVNMIGWVAPTHNPVRTAEYIATLDHMLKGRLGVGLVRGYQARWVHNYRIRPDLNAVGDWNRNSPDDAMNREYFTEFVEIVLKAWQHDTFSYKGKYWTIPPDDFINPHPQSSYTEYGQGVDADMRIREIGIAPKPYQQPHPPLYGGFTHSLRTALFWAKYGGKPIVLASDLDFCKRLWSGYHDEALKHGRTIEPGDEAAWGGMLICHKDQSVAQDWLKDPLWMWDKWFLPFGQGHPELLVGDPDALSRRLEEASSKIPIKECFFLLPQGIHDRDQIMTSLELFAEKVMPRFAD; from the coding sequence ATGAAGTTTCACCTGTTCATCTACGCGACGCTCGGTCGACGGCACGAGCTTGAAGCGGGCATGGCCGGCAAGCGCCCGGAACTCTACCAACGCATGCTCGACGAGGTGGCCGAGTACGTCAGCTTTGCCGACGAGGCCGGCTATGCGGGCTTCAGCCATCCCGAACACCACCTCCAGATCGAAGGCTTTGAGGCCAGCAACGAACCCGGTCTGCTGTCGATGTGGATCGGTCAGCACAGCAAACGGCTCCAGGTCAACATGATTGGCTGGGTGGCGCCGACCCATAATCCGGTCCGGACGGCCGAGTACATCGCCACCCTCGACCACATGCTCAAGGGCCGGCTGGGCGTGGGTCTGGTGCGGGGCTATCAGGCCCGCTGGGTTCACAACTACCGGATTCGGCCGGATCTGAACGCGGTGGGCGACTGGAACCGCAACAGCCCCGACGACGCCATGAACCGCGAGTACTTCACCGAGTTTGTCGAGATTGTGCTTAAAGCCTGGCAACACGACACCTTCAGCTACAAGGGCAAGTACTGGACCATCCCGCCCGACGACTTCATCAACCCCCACCCCCAGTCGTCCTACACCGAATACGGCCAGGGGGTTGACGCCGACATGCGGATTCGCGAGATCGGCATCGCCCCCAAACCCTACCAGCAACCCCACCCTCCGCTGTACGGCGGCTTCACCCACAGCCTGCGGACCGCACTGTTCTGGGCCAAGTACGGCGGCAAGCCGATCGTGCTGGCCTCGGACCTCGACTTCTGCAAGCGTCTGTGGTCGGGCTATCACGACGAGGCGCTCAAACACGGGCGCACGATCGAACCGGGCGACGAGGCAGCCTGGGGCGGCATGCTGATCTGCCATAAAGACCAATCAGTCGCCCAGGACTGGCTCAAGGACCCGCTGTGGATGTGGGATAAATGGTTTCTGCCCTTCGGCCAGGGCCACCCCGAACTGTTGGTCGGCGACCCGGACGCCCTGAGCCGACGGCTGGAAGAGGCCAGCAGCAAGATTCCGATCAAAGAGTGTTTCTTCCTGCTGCCGCAGGGGATTCATGACCGCGACCAGATCATGACCTCGCTCGAACTGTTCGCCGAGAAAGTCATGCCCCGGTTTGCGGATTGA
- a CDS encoding DUF4149 domain-containing protein, translating to MLDTLLLTATGMWLGAMVFFAAVVAPTVFGTLEPVEAGRMIRRVFPKYYLFGLVCITVALLASLVRPNWWTVAFALLLGMTAYARQILMPRVNTARDAMLEKHEEHSPAFSRLHKLSVQLNALEMLVCAVLMYAMAS from the coding sequence ATGTTGGACACACTCCTCCTCACCGCAACCGGCATGTGGCTTGGCGCTATGGTATTTTTTGCCGCAGTCGTTGCGCCAACGGTGTTTGGCACCCTGGAGCCGGTTGAAGCCGGGCGGATGATCCGCCGGGTGTTTCCCAAGTACTACCTGTTCGGCCTGGTGTGTATAACGGTTGCCCTGCTGGCCAGTCTGGTGAGGCCGAACTGGTGGACCGTAGCCTTCGCCCTGTTGCTGGGCATGACCGCCTACGCTCGCCAAATCCTGATGCCCAGGGTCAACACCGCCCGCGATGCCATGCTGGAAAAGCACGAGGAACACTCCCCGGCCTTTTCCCGCCTGCACAAGCTGTCGGTCCAGCTCAACGCCCTTGAAATGCTGGTGTGCGCGGTTCTGATGTACGCCATGGCAAGCTGA
- a CDS encoding CinA family protein: MDKTALITQIHASPVMVVLAVTGGGAQAVADLLAVPGASRTVLEAVIPYSQAAQSAFLGKTVDQSVTAEAAAALARAAYRRALRLRTDEALPVIGLACTAALATDRPKKGDHRAHIGLAEAEGIRVWSLTLHKGARDRSGEEQVVTALLLSLLAEACGLGARQKVGLLAQERLIVAEFPSTFAL; this comes from the coding sequence ATGGACAAGACTGCGCTCATCACCCAAATCCATGCCTCCCCGGTCATGGTGGTCCTAGCCGTCACCGGCGGCGGCGCTCAAGCTGTTGCCGACCTTCTAGCCGTACCGGGCGCGTCGCGTACAGTCCTGGAAGCGGTCATCCCCTACAGCCAGGCCGCCCAAAGCGCCTTCCTGGGCAAAACGGTCGACCAGTCGGTCACGGCCGAAGCTGCGGCGGCCCTGGCTCGAGCCGCCTATCGGCGGGCCCTTCGGCTCCGCACGGATGAAGCGCTGCCGGTCATCGGCTTGGCCTGCACCGCAGCGCTGGCAACCGACCGACCGAAGAAAGGCGACCACCGAGCCCACATCGGGCTGGCCGAGGCGGAAGGAATCCGGGTGTGGTCGCTCACCCTGCACAAGGGCGCCCGCGACCGGAGCGGTGAGGAGCAGGTCGTCACCGCGCTCCTGCTGTCCTTGCTGGCCGAGGCATGCGGCCTGGGGGCCAGACAAAAGGTCGGCCTGCTCGCCCAGGAGCGGCTTATTGTTGCCGAGTTTCCTTCAACATTTGCCCTTTGA
- a CDS encoding class I SAM-dependent methyltransferase yields the protein MGQTDTLYGWDDQKRVDYFVTRGELLIPKRYEQLSSLIDFFPWPTDQPIRVLDLGAGYGAVTETILERYPQASVVWLDGSPAMHGHAEPRLARYGQQVCMFLRDLADPAWSAELPGPFHAAVSAIALHHLTDQRKRALCAEVYELLLPGGMFLNNDVVSGAPDMREHFTPLSDRVIRHHLRERTGVEHSLEEIRQARTAMQRPKGQSSHIAPLEPQLEWWREAGFQMVDCYWKFLNFAIFGGMNGAG from the coding sequence ATGGGACAGACCGATACTCTGTATGGCTGGGACGATCAGAAGCGGGTGGATTATTTTGTGACGCGCGGCGAACTCCTGATTCCCAAGCGCTATGAACAACTCAGCAGCCTGATCGATTTCTTCCCTTGGCCGACCGATCAGCCCATTCGGGTGTTGGATTTAGGCGCCGGCTACGGGGCGGTGACGGAAACCATTCTTGAGCGTTATCCGCAGGCCAGCGTGGTGTGGCTGGATGGCTCGCCGGCCATGCACGGCCACGCCGAGCCGCGTTTGGCCAGGTACGGCCAACAGGTGTGCATGTTTCTCAGAGATCTGGCCGACCCGGCCTGGTCGGCGGAGCTGCCGGGACCTTTTCACGCTGCGGTTTCGGCAATTGCCCTGCACCATCTGACCGACCAGCGCAAGCGGGCGCTGTGTGCCGAGGTCTACGAGTTGCTGTTGCCCGGCGGGATGTTCCTCAACAACGACGTAGTGAGCGGTGCGCCGGACATGCGTGAGCATTTTACCCCGCTATCCGACCGGGTGATTCGGCACCACCTGCGCGAACGCACCGGCGTGGAACACTCTCTGGAGGAAATCCGCCAGGCGCGCACGGCCATGCAGCGACCCAAGGGCCAGAGCAGCCACATCGCGCCGCTTGAGCCGCAGCTGGAGTGGTGGCGCGAGGCCGGCTTTCAGATGGTGGACTGCTACTGGAAGTTTCTGAATTTTGCGATTTTTGGCGGGATGAACGGGGCGGGGTAG
- a CDS encoding histidine phosphatase family protein, whose amino-acid sequence MKTLLILRHGKARPDSPEHDFARSLKKRGARQAEQAGQEIGRQGIRLDVVISSAARRARQTAKRAARTAGYAGRIVKLDSLYLSSPAQHLKVLAGLDDACRAVLLVGHNPDLEDLVSRLSGRELPLPTGALVGIDLDTPSWNTLTSTPGRLRFVFVPGRSV is encoded by the coding sequence GTGAAAACCCTGCTCATCCTCCGCCACGGCAAGGCCCGGCCGGATAGCCCCGAGCACGATTTCGCGCGTAGTCTGAAAAAGCGCGGTGCCCGGCAGGCCGAGCAGGCCGGACAAGAGATCGGCCGGCAGGGGATTCGGCTCGATGTGGTCATTTCGTCGGCCGCCCGACGCGCCCGCCAAACCGCCAAGCGGGCGGCGCGCACGGCCGGCTATGCGGGCCGGATCGTCAAACTGGACAGCCTGTACCTGTCCAGCCCGGCCCAACATCTCAAGGTCCTGGCCGGGCTGGACGACGCCTGTCGGGCGGTGCTGCTGGTCGGCCATAACCCCGACCTCGAGGACCTGGTCAGTCGGCTGAGCGGCCGGGAGTTGCCCCTGCCGACCGGGGCCCTGGTCGGCATCGACCTCGATACTCCCTCATGGAACACCCTGACCAGCACGCCGGGTAGACTCCGTTTTGTGTTCGTGCCCGGCCGCAGCGTCTGA